The genomic window TAGCAAGTAGCGAGAGTTACTCGGGAGCATCCCATTTGGGCAAATAGACTTTCAGCGCTCCGTATCGCCAGTAACAATTTCAGACTGCGGCGAGTGATAGCCTGATAAAACGATAAAAGTAATCGTAGCCACTGAACTTCTAGGTCACCCCCTTTGATCAGTCTGGTCTCTCCATTTAACTCCTGATCAAGCCGATGAGTCTTCTTGGAGTTAAGCCAGAGTAGGCGTCGTGATCAGGTAAGCTGGCAATGAGCGTTAAAGGTTTAGTAATGCAAGAGCAAGACAATCTGAATCGTCGAGAGCCATCGCTCATTTTGTGCTTAATTCCCATTGGCATCCTAATTGCGTTGATGGTATTCAACGTTATCCTATTCAAAGATAATGCTACCTTTGGTCCCAATCAGCTGGCATTACTTCTCGCAGCACTTGTCGCCGGCTTAATCGGTATTTTTTCTCTAGAGCTTTCTTATTTCTTTCTAGAGAAGCAGGTGATCAAGTCCATTGCAATGGCACTCCAATCCATTTTGATCCTGTTTGTAGTTGGCTCACTTATTTCAGTTTGGATTGCTAGCGGCATTGTTCCGCTGATGATTTATTACGGCTTAGAAATCATTAACCCTCAGGTTTTCCTCGCTGTTAGCTGTATTATCAGTTGTCTTGTAGCCCTTTGTACAGGGAGTAGCTGGTCTACAAGTGGTACGATTGGGATTGCTCTGATTGCGATTGGTCAAACGCTTGGTGTACCGATCAGTATGGTTGCTGGGGCAGTAATTTCCGGGGCTTATTTTGGCGATAAAATGTCCCCTTTATCCGATACAACTAATTTAGCTCCGGCAATGGCAGGAACAGACCTATTTAGCCATATTCGCCATATGGTTTACACCTCAGGTCCAGCAATTACGCTTTCTATCCTGGGCTTTCTCATTGTTGGTTTTTTTCATCAAGGTGGCAATCTTAGTAGTGACGCGATCGCGGAGGTTCAAAGCACAATTACCGATCACTTCCAGATTAACCTAGTGCTACTAGCCGTTCCTGTACTCGTCGTAACAATGGTGGCACTGCGAGTTCCTGCCTTGCCAGCACTGATTGCAGGTGTGCTTCTTGGTTGCCTTGCCGCATTAATTTTTCAACGGGAATTATTAAGTGGCATGATCGACGGTAGTTTCTCCCTTAACCGTGCCTATGGGGTTTTGATGGGTATTGCCGCCAATGGCTTTAGTATCGAGACGGGTAATGAGGTCATTGACTCTCTATTTTCTCGAGGGGGCATGAGCAGTATGCTAAACACGGTTTGGCTCATTATCTGTGCCATGGTGTTTGGCGGTATGCTAGAAGCTTGTGGGATGTTACAGAAATTGGCGAACGTTATTCTGGCAGGGGCACGTGGGGCAGGAATGCTAGTGGGTTCAACCGTGGTCACCTGCCTATTTATGAATGCAACGGCATCGGATCAATATATTTCCATTGTCGTTCCCGCTCGCATGTTTCGTTCAGCATACCTCAAGTATGGATTACATCCTAAAAACTTGTCCCGCGCTGTTGAAGATTCCGGTA from Cyanobacteria bacterium GSL.Bin1 includes these protein-coding regions:
- the nhaC gene encoding Na+/H+ antiporter NhaC; this translates as MQEQDNLNRREPSLILCLIPIGILIALMVFNVILFKDNATFGPNQLALLLAALVAGLIGIFSLELSYFFLEKQVIKSIAMALQSILILFVVGSLISVWIASGIVPLMIYYGLEIINPQVFLAVSCIISCLVALCTGSSWSTSGTIGIALIAIGQTLGVPISMVAGAVISGAYFGDKMSPLSDTTNLAPAMAGTDLFSHIRHMVYTSGPAITLSILGFLIVGFFHQGGNLSSDAIAEVQSTITDHFQINLVLLAVPVLVVTMVALRVPALPALIAGVLLGCLAALIFQRELLSGMIDGSFSLNRAYGVLMGIAANGFSIETGNEVIDSLFSRGGMSSMLNTVWLIICAMVFGGMLEACGMLQKLANVILAGARGAGMLVGSTVVTCLFMNATASDQYISIVVPARMFRSAYLKYGLHPKNLSRAVEDSGTVTSVLIPWNSGAAFHSGVLGVSTLSYLPFCFFNLLSPVISVLLAAANLTIARISVEALQDTEMIVSEPTGSPD